The following coding sequences lie in one Cloacibacillus sp. genomic window:
- a CDS encoding glycosyl hydrolase family 18 protein → MKCSLVRFLKMLLLTALVSVPFNGAAFAADGDEPVEIYFESQSGVQPDLLGTAFFRAEALWAPAEALRLMGVPLEDGPNNKGFYIGVTDPAQRFDSPVLAQLAGRQIALYFPSLSVEGVSYFNMSGMQNLTNLDFRRENGSVVFTPNDSVRGYVQSGAVELPPISGKLTMTWEHVTLDNPNLGAQNAIPGLDVLSPTWFNLMDANGGMANRASAAYVESAHRRGYRVWGLVSNSFNAAMTTAFFKNARAMNLFMARLIIYAKLYGLDGVNIDFEGMNEADRAQFVRFVARISELLRPEGLTLSVDVFIPANTKSSRSHDRGELAKYVDYVMLMAYDEHWRTSPRAGSVASMPWVTKAVEGTLAEGVPPSKLVLGVPFYMRRWEETKANGGVKVKGYTLTMAEAEELAAKRGAQMQWLETPGQYYFTYVANGKVQKIWVENAASIERKLSLVDKYGLAGMAGWRKGHEKPEVWDTISSLMGK, encoded by the coding sequence TATTACTCACGGCCCTCGTCTCCGTGCCCTTTAATGGCGCGGCTTTCGCGGCGGATGGAGACGAACCGGTGGAGATATATTTTGAAAGCCAAAGCGGCGTACAGCCTGACCTGCTTGGCACCGCATTTTTCAGGGCCGAAGCCCTTTGGGCGCCCGCGGAGGCGCTTCGTTTGATGGGCGTGCCTCTAGAGGATGGGCCGAACAACAAAGGTTTCTACATCGGCGTCACAGACCCCGCGCAGCGCTTTGACAGCCCCGTGCTAGCTCAGCTCGCCGGACGCCAGATAGCGCTATATTTCCCCTCGCTCTCCGTCGAGGGCGTCTCCTACTTCAACATGAGCGGGATGCAGAACCTGACGAACCTTGATTTCAGAAGGGAAAACGGGAGCGTCGTCTTTACCCCTAACGACAGCGTCAGAGGATATGTGCAGAGCGGCGCCGTGGAGCTGCCCCCAATTTCGGGCAAGCTGACGATGACCTGGGAACATGTGACGCTCGATAATCCCAATCTCGGCGCGCAGAATGCGATACCTGGCCTTGACGTCCTATCCCCGACCTGGTTCAATCTCATGGACGCGAACGGTGGTATGGCGAACCGCGCCTCCGCCGCCTATGTTGAGTCAGCCCACCGCAGGGGATACCGCGTGTGGGGGCTGGTCTCCAACAGCTTCAACGCCGCCATGACGACCGCCTTTTTTAAGAACGCGCGCGCGATGAACCTCTTTATGGCGCGTCTCATAATCTACGCGAAGCTCTACGGCCTCGACGGCGTCAACATCGACTTTGAGGGAATGAACGAAGCCGACCGCGCGCAGTTCGTGCGCTTTGTCGCGCGAATATCCGAACTGCTGCGCCCCGAGGGGCTAACGCTATCCGTCGACGTATTCATCCCCGCGAACACTAAATCTTCGCGGAGCCATGACCGCGGCGAACTTGCGAAATATGTCGACTATGTCATGCTGATGGCCTACGACGAACACTGGCGTACAAGCCCACGCGCCGGTTCCGTAGCCTCGATGCCCTGGGTGACGAAGGCGGTCGAGGGTACCCTCGCGGAGGGAGTCCCGCCGTCGAAGCTGGTGCTTGGCGTTCCCTTCTACATGCGCCGCTGGGAGGAGACGAAAGCCAACGGCGGCGTGAAGGTGAAGGGCTACACCCTGACGATGGCCGAGGCGGAGGAGCTCGCCGCGAAGCGCGGCGCTCAGATGCAGTGGCTTGAGACGCCGGGACAGTATTATTTCACCTACGTCGCGAACGGCAAGGTTCAGAAGATATGGGTCGAAAACGCCGCCTCGATAGAGCGGAAGCTCTCGCTGGTGGATAAATACGGCCTCGCCGGAATGGCCGGTTGGCGAAAAGGCCACGAAAAACCCGAGGTGTGGGATACTATTTCATCTTTAATGGGCAAATAG